The following coding sequences lie in one Arachis ipaensis cultivar K30076 chromosome B05, Araip1.1, whole genome shotgun sequence genomic window:
- the LOC107640325 gene encoding F-box/LRR-repeat protein At3g59190-like, whose product MGDETCMKKNKKKRLNRRKEENKGTNISDLPNALICEILSNLPTKEAIRTSVLSKQWRHQWKNIYKFELKEESHDRREDFKDFVKRLLRGCNNSLGLKKFCLSCDVGEDAALINIWLMAFISSGIEELILDFESVTEQLYFPEGVFDSPTLKKFHLSMPFALILPLNYNFKNLKELTLKHVVFQDAPSTQQLFSSCRSLQDLTLVDCNWMNVRTVCICSPSLQNLTIREWNDDDEEQDEEEEENGRNQPPPQCQIVIIGSKLKTFSYDGDMANHYFFYCTASVVNASVCIRACQSSLENAFFVFKMLKAFPSVEKLSITDAAIETLCHAPCLIQHLPRFNKLTQLRVQTDMPMNFPCAAFITLLRNSPCLQTLEFDNKGIYAAEEGDGAGALSIPAGFGTHLKKITISGFSGNSLELNAIKYLLREMPALEEFNIYSSAYVVDSVGGVDRLEDLYNKILAFPRASQDCDLYLE is encoded by the exons ATGGGTGACGAAACATGtatgaagaagaataagaagaaaagGCTGAACCGGCGCAAGGAAGAAAATAAGGGTACCAATATATCGGATCTACCCAACGCCCTTATCTGTGAGATATTATCCAACCTTCCCACCAAAGAGGCAATTCGGACAAGCGTGCTATCCAAACAATGGAGGCATCAGTGGAAGAACATCTACAAATTTGAGTTGAAAGAAGAATCACATGACAGGAGAGAAGACTTCAAGGACTTCGTCAAGAGGTTACTCAGGGGATGTAACAATTCCTTGGGCCTCAAGAAATTCTGTCTCAGCTGCGACGTGGGTGAGGACGCTGCTCTCATTAATATATGGCTCATGGCCTTCATTAGCAGCGGAATTGAAGAGCTGATTCTTGATTTCGAGAGTGTTACGGAGCAACTGTACTTCCCTGAAGGCGTGTTTGATTCCCCAACGCTCAAAAAGTTTCATCTCAGCATGCCCTTCGCCCTCATCCTTCCTCTCAACTATAACTTCAAGAATCTAAAGGAATTGACTCTCAAACATGTTGTGTTCCAAGATGCGCCCTCAACACAGCAGCTCTTCTCCAGCTGCCGCTCCCTCCAGGACTTGACCCTTGTTGACTGCAACTGGATGAATGTTAGAACCGTCTGCATTTGTTCTCCCTCGCTTCAGAACTTGACAATAAGGGAatggaatgatgatgatgaagaacaggatgaggaagaagaggagaatGGCAGAAATCAGCCTCCTCCTCAATGCCAGATAGTGATAATTGGATCTAAGTTGAAGACATTTTCATACGATGGTGACATGGCAAACCATTATTTCTTTTATTGCACAGCTTCCGTAGTGAACGCAAGTGTTTGTATTCGCGCATGCCAAAGTAGTTTGGAGAATGCGTTTTTCGTGTTCAAAATGCTGAAAGCCTTCCCAAGTGTGGAGAAGCTGTCCATCACTGACGCCGCCATAGAGACGCTGTGCCACGCGCCCTGTCTGATCCAGCATCTGCCTCGCTTCAACAAGCTCACGCAGCTTCGAGTCCAGACGGATATGCCAATGAACTTTCCCTGCGCAGCCTTCATCACCTTACTGCGCAACTCACCATGCCTTCAAACCCTTGAGTTTGATAATAAG GGGATCTATGCGGCTGAGGAGGGAGATGGTGCAGGTGCATTGAGCATACCAGCAGGCTTTGGGACACATCTGAAGAAGATCACCATAAGTGGCTTCTCTGGAAATTCGTTGGAGCTGAATGCGATCAAGTATTTGCTGCGAGAGATGCCGGCGTTGGAGGAATTTAACATTTACAGCAGTGCCTATGTTGTCGACTCAGTTGGTGGAGTCGACAGGTTGGAGGATTTGTACAACAAGATTCTTGCCTTTCCTAGAGCTTCCCAGGATTGTGATCTTTATTTGGAGTAA